The uncultured Campylobacter sp. genome includes a region encoding these proteins:
- the napG gene encoding ferredoxin-type protein NapG → MDRREVLGILSLAAGVGVMGLGVANSSEHAKLRPPAAIGEKEFLSKCLRCGLCVEACPFDTLKLASFCDHAIANGTPFFIPREIPCYMCDDIPCVAACPSNALDKNLVSENSKLNVRLSKMGVAVIDTEHCIAYAGIQCDACVRSCPVMDKALRIDYRHNNRTEKHALLVPVVDSDYCTGCGKCEHACVTKKAAISVVERERVIGISSDNYVKGWIKGDDAKLKDANTKIKLDPQKSKDYLNEDDLMEGARQ, encoded by the coding sequence ATGGATAGGCGTGAGGTCTTAGGCATTCTTTCTTTAGCTGCGGGCGTAGGCGTTATGGGGCTCGGAGTCGCAAACTCTAGCGAGCACGCCAAACTCCGCCCGCCCGCAGCTATAGGCGAGAAAGAATTTCTTAGCAAATGCCTAAGGTGCGGGCTTTGTGTCGAGGCGTGCCCATTTGATACGCTTAAGCTTGCGAGCTTTTGCGATCATGCTATTGCAAACGGCACACCTTTTTTTATCCCGCGCGAAATTCCGTGCTATATGTGCGACGACATACCCTGCGTCGCAGCCTGTCCTAGCAACGCGCTAGATAAAAATTTAGTGAGCGAAAACTCTAAGCTAAATGTGCGTCTATCCAAAATGGGCGTTGCGGTCATAGATACCGAGCATTGCATCGCTTATGCCGGTATCCAATGCGACGCGTGCGTGCGAAGCTGCCCCGTGATGGATAAGGCGCTCAGGATCGATTATCGTCACAACAACCGCACCGAAAAGCACGCCCTGCTCGTGCCTGTCGTAGATAGCGACTACTGCACGGGCTGCGGCAAATGCGAGCATGCCTGCGTCACGAAAAAGGCGGCTATCAGCGTCGTGGAGCGCGAGCGCGTCATAGGAATTTCCAGCGACAACTATGTCAAAGGCTGGATCAAGGGCGACGACGCGAAGCTAAAGGACGCAAACACTAAAATCAAGCTCGATCCGCAAAAGAGTAAGGACTACTTAAACGAGGACGATCTAATGGAAGGGGCTAGACAATGA
- the napH gene encoding quinol dehydrogenase ferredoxin subunit NapH, whose amino-acid sequence MKYTILRRLSQISILVLFILGNNFAFKAASENGILSGILKGNLSSSKLFGTINLSDPFATAQMLLASFSLGATAVIGALIVGVFYALIAPRLYCSWVCPINLLTDLAAWLRKKFGVHTKILNVNRKARYVLAVLALICSGAFGFAAFESVSFISLFARAVISLSASAFAIALLIVVFEIFAGDRTICSRLCPLGGFWAALSYFSIIRIRHEVDKCTMCGKCKMVCPEVQVLKIVGRENGRVSSECISCGRCIDVCDDDALNFSILGVKK is encoded by the coding sequence ATGAAATACACTATTTTAAGGCGTTTGAGCCAAATTTCTATTCTAGTCCTTTTTATTTTAGGAAATAATTTCGCCTTCAAAGCCGCGAGCGAAAACGGAATTTTATCAGGAATTCTAAAGGGCAATCTAAGCTCGTCGAAACTTTTCGGCACGATTAATCTAAGCGATCCGTTTGCGACGGCGCAGATGCTGTTAGCTAGCTTTTCTTTAGGCGCTACGGCGGTTATCGGAGCGCTTATCGTAGGAGTATTTTATGCGCTTATAGCGCCGCGATTATATTGCTCGTGGGTTTGCCCGATAAATTTACTGACCGATCTTGCCGCGTGGCTTCGTAAAAAATTTGGCGTGCACACCAAAATTTTAAACGTAAACCGCAAGGCTCGCTACGTCCTAGCGGTGCTAGCGCTCATTTGCAGCGGAGCTTTCGGCTTTGCGGCGTTTGAGAGCGTAAGCTTTATCTCGCTTTTCGCGCGCGCCGTCATATCGCTAAGTGCTAGTGCGTTTGCAATCGCGCTACTGATCGTAGTTTTTGAAATTTTTGCGGGCGATCGCACGATCTGTTCGCGGCTATGCCCGCTCGGCGGATTTTGGGCGGCGCTTAGCTATTTTAGCATCATTCGCATTCGCCACGAGGTTGATAAATGCACGATGTGCGGCAAATGCAAAATGGTCTGCCCCGAAGTTCAGGTGCTTAAGATAGTCGGGCGCGAAAACGGGCGCGTTAGCAGCGAGTGTATCAGCTGCGGGCGCTGCATCGACGTATGCGACGACGATGCGTTAAATTTTAGTATATTAGGAGTGAAAAAATGA
- a CDS encoding nitrate reductase cytochrome c-type subunit, protein MKKMVLGLALACCAALFAADKTASIDADSLGFIKSVDESAQNKNSLPDFKYSEDAPGAASKIERSFENAPPLIPHSLEGLVPITKDNNMCVTCHMPDVAKDVGSTPIPKSHLVDFRTGADLNGTLAEQRFNCTQCHVPQAQTNPLVKNNFKADFSRFSDANSTSNLIDTLNQGAEVE, encoded by the coding sequence ATGAAAAAAATGGTTTTAGGCTTGGCTCTTGCATGCTGTGCGGCGCTCTTTGCCGCGGACAAGACGGCTTCTATAGATGCCGACAGCTTGGGCTTTATAAAAAGCGTGGACGAATCGGCACAAAATAAAAATTCTCTGCCCGATTTCAAATATAGCGAGGACGCTCCGGGCGCAGCTTCGAAAATCGAGCGCAGCTTCGAAAACGCTCCGCCGCTCATACCGCACAGCCTAGAGGGGCTCGTGCCGATCACAAAGGATAACAATATGTGCGTAACCTGCCATATGCCGGATGTCGCTAAGGATGTAGGTTCTACGCCGATTCCAAAAAGCCACTTGGTAGACTTTCGCACAGGCGCGGATCTAAACGGTACGCTAGCCGAGCAGAGATTCAACTGCACGCAATGCCACGTACCGCAAGCCCAAACCAATCCACTAGTGAAAAATAATTTTAAGGCTGATTTTAGCAGGTTTAGTGACGCAAATTCCACTTCTAATCTCATAGATACGCTAAATCAAGGCGCCGAGGTTGAGTAG
- a CDS encoding chaperone NapD, with amino-acid sequence MNISSVVIYLGANTDIAAFRKELQSIGGCEFVACEDGKAVATISAEGFEDEIAAFRAIEAIEGVSEAMMIYSYSDLDADIAAANSDNGEQIMRELGEKDPSQIKYGGKVRV; translated from the coding sequence ATGAATATTTCAAGCGTCGTGATCTATCTAGGCGCAAATACCGACATAGCGGCGTTTCGCAAGGAGCTGCAAAGTATCGGCGGCTGCGAGTTTGTAGCGTGCGAGGACGGCAAGGCGGTAGCCACGATTAGCGCGGAGGGCTTCGAGGACGAGATCGCCGCATTTCGCGCGATAGAGGCCATAGAGGGCGTAAGCGAGGCGATGATGATCTACTCATACTCCGATCTGGACGCAGATATCGCCGCGGCAAACTCCGACAACGGCGAGCAGATAATGCGCGAGCTGGGCGAAAAAGATCCGAGCCAGATCAAATACGGCGGCAAGGTGCGGGTCTAA
- a CDS encoding AI-2E family transporter: protein MPTPKDNAASCNENQAENVAQNKAENNAKREAQNFTENQTVNNAESKIEAAAENKSKSIAEARKAARVNTGADKTGAAALDAAEDRTKTTAENQSKNRIKTDKASSAGVAALSDAAEANETFSANASALGDAAASGAAAGMKAGLAKASGRAKTNKIFFIGATLLMFCCVIYLFSPFLMVIAIGVLMAVATSGLHAKVTKLCRGRRTLASVLSVFLLCALFFVPFIYAVIEIAKNAASFDMARLNDALSYVQSLNIKLPGPFEKFNTQFRSFLANLDVAGVAKQIISYLSVIGKSSAKFIVDMVLIIVFCFFAYLYGESFKRFFKKILPVEPAQIDYIFSETANTMSVVFYSTIFNAVLQGFLFSIIAGIFGFDALLMGVLFAFCSLIPAVGGALIYVPTALYVLAGGSTSGAIVIMAYCVILISTLADSFVKPLVIKFINSRLVENPANINEMLIFFSMLSGISTFGFWGVILGPAILTLFIAVLNLYDYLKKIEFE from the coding sequence TTGCCGACGCCAAAAGACAATGCCGCAAGCTGCAATGAAAACCAGGCCGAAAACGTGGCTCAAAATAAAGCAGAGAATAACGCCAAAAGAGAGGCTCAAAATTTCACCGAAAATCAGACCGTAAATAACGCTGAGAGCAAAATCGAAGCCGCCGCCGAAAATAAAAGTAAAAGCATAGCCGAAGCGCGCAAAGCTGCCAGAGTAAATACCGGCGCCGATAAAACAGGCGCAGCTGCGCTAGACGCCGCAGAAGACAGGACTAAAACCACCGCCGAAAATCAAAGCAAAAACCGGATCAAAACCGACAAAGCCTCATCTGCCGGTGTGGCTGCACTTAGCGACGCTGCTGAAGCCAATGAAACCTTCTCGGCTAATGCTTCCGCGCTAGGCGATGCCGCTGCTTCGGGAGCTGCTGCGGGCATGAAAGCAGGCCTTGCCAAGGCTAGCGGGCGCGCAAAGACGAACAAGATATTTTTTATCGGCGCAACCTTGCTGATGTTTTGCTGCGTGATCTATCTGTTCTCGCCATTTTTGATGGTGATCGCAATCGGCGTGTTGATGGCTGTGGCGACCTCGGGTCTGCACGCTAAAGTAACGAAGCTGTGCCGCGGCAGGCGCACGCTGGCCTCGGTGCTTAGCGTGTTTTTGCTCTGCGCGCTTTTTTTTGTGCCCTTCATCTACGCTGTGATCGAGATCGCCAAAAACGCTGCGAGCTTCGATATGGCACGCCTAAACGACGCGCTTAGCTACGTTCAGAGTCTAAACATTAAGCTGCCCGGGCCTTTTGAAAAATTTAATACGCAGTTTCGCTCGTTTTTAGCAAACCTAGATGTCGCGGGCGTGGCGAAGCAGATTATCTCATACCTCTCGGTCATCGGGAAATCCAGCGCAAAATTTATCGTCGATATGGTGCTTATCATCGTGTTTTGCTTTTTTGCATACCTCTACGGCGAAAGCTTTAAGCGCTTTTTTAAAAAAATTCTACCCGTCGAGCCCGCGCAGATCGATTACATCTTTTCCGAGACGGCAAATACGATGAGCGTCGTGTTTTACTCGACCATCTTCAACGCCGTATTGCAGGGCTTTTTGTTTTCGATCATCGCGGGGATCTTCGGCTTTGACGCGCTGCTGATGGGGGTGCTTTTCGCCTTCTGTTCGCTCATCCCCGCAGTTGGCGGCGCGCTCATCTATGTGCCCACCGCGCTATACGTGCTAGCGGGGGGCAGCACCTCGGGCGCGATCGTGATAATGGCGTATTGCGTGATACTGATCTCGACGCTCGCGGACAGCTTCGTAAAGCCGCTCGTGATAAAATTTATCAACTCGCGCCTGGTCGAAAACCCCGCAAACATCAACGAGATGCTGATCTTCTTCTCGATGCTTTCGGGCATCAGCACGTTTGGGTTCTGGGGCGTGATCTTGGGGCCCGCGATTTTAACGCTATTTATCGCGGTGCTAAATTTATACGATTATCTAAAAAAGATAGAATTTGAGTAG
- the ruvB gene encoding Holliday junction branch migration DNA helicase RuvB gives MDRIVEIEKMQLDESVESSLRPSSFEDYVGQEKIKSNLAIAIAAAKKRADVLDHVLFYGPPGLGKTTLAHIIAAQMGAAIKVTAAPMIEKAGDLAAILTNLQSGDVLFIDEIHRLSPAIEEVLYSAMEDFRLDIIIGSGPAAQTIKIDIPHFTLIGATTRAGMISAPLRDRFGMQFRLQFYTHAELARIVQIASVKLGKESAADAGAEIARRSRGTPRIALRLLRRIRDFAEVRDEGTISHDRAREGLEALGVDEQGFDEMDIKYLEILFDAKRRALGLSTIAAALSEDEGTIEDVIEPYLLANGYIEKTAKGRIATDKAREALGRVLKTAERNLFEE, from the coding sequence ATGGACAGAATTGTAGAGATCGAAAAAATGCAGCTCGATGAGAGTGTGGAGAGCTCGCTGCGCCCGTCGAGCTTCGAGGATTACGTGGGGCAGGAGAAGATCAAATCAAACCTTGCTATCGCGATCGCCGCGGCGAAAAAGCGCGCCGACGTGCTTGATCACGTGCTTTTCTACGGACCGCCGGGGCTAGGCAAAACCACGCTGGCGCACATCATCGCCGCTCAAATGGGCGCCGCTATCAAGGTCACCGCCGCGCCGATGATCGAAAAGGCGGGCGATCTGGCGGCGATTTTGACAAACCTGCAAAGCGGCGATGTGCTTTTCATCGACGAGATACACCGCCTAAGCCCCGCGATCGAGGAGGTGCTGTATTCGGCGATGGAGGACTTCCGCCTCGACATCATCATCGGCTCGGGTCCCGCCGCGCAGACCATCAAGATCGACATTCCGCACTTTACGCTCATCGGCGCCACGACGCGAGCGGGCATGATCTCGGCGCCGCTGCGGGATCGCTTCGGTATGCAGTTTCGCTTGCAGTTTTACACGCACGCCGAGCTTGCGCGGATAGTGCAGATCGCTTCGGTCAAGCTCGGGAAGGAGAGCGCGGCCGACGCCGGCGCCGAGATCGCGCGTCGCTCCCGCGGTACTCCGCGTATCGCGCTGAGGCTGCTGCGCCGCATACGCGATTTTGCCGAGGTGCGCGACGAGGGCACTATCTCGCATGATCGTGCGCGTGAGGGGCTTGAGGCGCTGGGCGTGGACGAGCAGGGCTTTGATGAGATGGATATAAAATATTTGGAAATTTTATTTGACGCCAAGCGCCGTGCTTTGGGGCTTAGCACGATCGCGGCGGCGCTTAGCGAGGACGAGGGTACGATCGAGGACGTCATCGAGCCCTATCTGCTCGCTAACGGCTACATCGAAAAGACCGCCAAAGGCCGCATCGCAACCGATAAGGCGCGCGAGGCGCTCGGTCGCGTGCTAAAGACCGCGGAGAGAAATCTGTTTGAGGAGTAG
- a CDS encoding type II toxin-antitoxin system VapC family toxin, whose amino-acid sequence MIVLDTNICIYLINNDEKYAPKILDCLTKHLRSDIFISLITVAELRFGVENSKRKELNLRLIDEFISNFNILPFGMRDA is encoded by the coding sequence ATGATCGTTTTAGATACGAATATTTGTATATATTTGATAAATAACGACGAAAAATACGCTCCTAAAATACTCGATTGTCTGACAAAACATCTAAGATCGGATATTTTTATCTCGCTTATTACCGTTGCCGAGCTGAGATTTGGTGTAGAAAATTCCAAGCGCAAAGAGTTAAATTTACGGCTAATAGACGAGTTTATCTCAAATTTTAATATTTTACCATTTGGCATGCGTGATGCTTAG
- the panB gene encoding 3-methyl-2-oxobutanoate hydroxymethyltransferase yields the protein MSKITLSKLYEMKKSGEKIVMITAYDALFAKIFDDEVDMVLVGDSLNMSFGGHSETLGASVEQMIYHACAVRRGLKRAYMVVDMPFCSCATPELALQNCAKVYESTGCDAVKIEGGAHMADTVAMLNRNGIAVMSHIGLKPQFSRFTGGYKVSGRGEEGAREVLSDARALAEAGAVLLLVEGTISAVANQVSLGTDVPVIGIGAGAGIDGQVLVWSDMCGFFTEFRPKFVKRYLDGAELVKGAVREYAREVKEESFPSEEFEYKQ from the coding sequence ATGTCAAAAATTACGCTTTCTAAATTATACGAGATGAAAAAATCCGGCGAAAAGATCGTGATGATCACCGCCTATGACGCGCTTTTTGCTAAAATTTTCGACGACGAGGTCGATATGGTACTCGTAGGCGACAGCCTAAATATGAGCTTTGGCGGGCACTCCGAGACCCTGGGCGCAAGCGTAGAGCAGATGATCTATCATGCGTGCGCCGTAAGACGGGGGCTAAAGCGGGCGTATATGGTCGTGGACATGCCGTTTTGCTCGTGCGCGACGCCCGAACTCGCGCTGCAAAACTGCGCCAAAGTCTATGAGAGTACCGGCTGCGACGCCGTCAAAATCGAAGGCGGCGCTCATATGGCAGATACCGTGGCGATGCTTAATCGAAACGGTATCGCCGTGATGAGCCACATCGGGCTAAAGCCGCAGTTTTCGCGCTTTACGGGCGGCTACAAGGTAAGCGGGCGCGGTGAGGAGGGTGCGCGCGAGGTCTTAAGCGACGCCAGAGCGCTTGCAGAGGCGGGTGCGGTGCTGCTGCTGGTGGAGGGGACGATTTCTGCAGTCGCAAATCAAGTATCGCTCGGCACCGACGTGCCGGTCATCGGCATCGGCGCGGGTGCCGGCATAGATGGACAGGTGCTCGTGTGGAGCGATATGTGCGGATTTTTTACGGAGTTTCGGCCGAAATTCGTTAAGCGCTATTTAGACGGCGCCGAGCTGGTAAAAGGCGCGGTGCGCGAATACGCGCGCGAAGTCAAGGAGGAGAGCTTTCCGAGCGAGGAGTTTGAATACAAGCAGTAG
- the imm40 gene encoding Imm40 family immunity protein encodes MLFTDEDFVNIVPQDLLERGIRLREELGFYEIAWKFDDVMEVLKITRGKGMIILGGEVYRLSGNKPIITCDSWYTNKGNDNAFEVAIEYITKYRTRNGDDFIYYPAIGPGRMSK; translated from the coding sequence ATGTTGTTTACAGATGAGGATTTTGTAAATATAGTGCCGCAGGATCTGCTAGAGCGCGGCATACGCCTAAGAGAGGAGCTCGGATTTTATGAAATAGCTTGGAAATTTGACGATGTAATGGAGGTGCTAAAAATCACAAGAGGCAAAGGTATGATTATCCTAGGAGGAGAAGTATATCGCCTAAGCGGTAATAAGCCCATAATCACATGCGACAGCTGGTATACAAACAAGGGGAATGACAATGCATTCGAAGTGGCGATCGAATATATCACTAAGTATCGCACTAGAAACGGAGATGATTTTATATATTATCCAGCCATTGGCCCCGGGCGGATGTCCAAATGA
- a CDS encoding DUF3969 family protein: protein MGERAILLMALGSLQALEHKAITIDESQRILFSPYISTYLEKNKVNEHIIDIIIECCELEDIFELIPAKYMETLQTLQNRIIEILKQYDEESRKRWVIIDEE, encoded by the coding sequence GTGGGCGAGAGGGCAATTTTATTGATGGCGCTAGGTTCATTGCAGGCATTGGAACATAAAGCGATTACCATAGATGAAAGCCAAAGAATTTTGTTTTCACCCTATATCTCAACGTATTTGGAAAAAAATAAGGTTAATGAACACATTATAGATATAATAATCGAGTGCTGCGAATTGGAGGATATTTTTGAGCTAATTCCTGCAAAATATATGGAAACCCTGCAAACATTACAGAATAGAATAATAGAAATTTTAAAGCAATACGATGAAGAATCCAGAAAAAGATGGGTAATCATAGATGAAGAATAG
- a CDS encoding prepilin-type N-terminal cleavage/methylation domain-containing protein: MKKGFTMIELIFVIVILGILAAVAIPRLAATRDDAEVSKAATNIQTLVSDLGAYYTSQGNFSTTYKEMSNVANPVMAKGSNCFEVKTTATDIDGANGTITAEVHNDTGLCKEVWNMPGLKQVSDQIGTSKKLKFGGKGVIYN; this comes from the coding sequence ATGAAAAAAGGTTTTACTATGATCGAGTTGATCTTCGTTATCGTTATTTTAGGTATATTGGCAGCTGTTGCTATTCCAAGACTTGCAGCTACACGTGATGATGCTGAGGTTTCTAAAGCAGCTACAAATATTCAAACATTGGTAAGCGATTTGGGTGCTTATTATACTTCACAAGGCAACTTTAGTACAACTTATAAAGAGATGTCAAATGTTGCGAATCCTGTAATGGCAAAAGGTTCTAATTGTTTTGAAGTAAAGACTACTGCTACCGATATAGATGGTGCAAATGGTACTATTACAGCAGAAGTTCATAATGATACTGGACTTTGCAAAGAGGTGTGGAATATGCCTGGCTTAAAGCAAGTTTCTGATCAAATCGGAACTAGTAAAAAGCTCAAATTTGGTGGTAAGGGTGTAATTTATAATTAA
- a CDS encoding agmatine deiminase family protein codes for MRAFAEWEEQEALLVSLPHADTDWAPYLGEIRAAYRDFIAVAARFEPVVAIAPSREDFEQICGGLANASFAQIDTDDTWIRDYGAIDVEEGGKITGLNFRFNAWGGKFASAKDDALNSKLYAASARPLRDVDLILEGGSVDFDGAGTMLTTSACLLNENRNSLSKAKLDARLREIFGLKNIIWLGHGFIKGDDTDSHVDTLARFLSPRVVAISSCDDPSDLHYAELSAMKDEISSLGYDVIELPIPRAIFYRGRRLPATYANFVFLNGALIVPTYADSADPHDPNRAADELALSRLRAACADREVVGVNARVFIRQNGSLHCSCMNKFRL; via the coding sequence ATGAGAGCATTCGCCGAATGGGAAGAGCAAGAGGCGCTTTTGGTGTCTTTGCCGCACGCGGACACCGACTGGGCGCCGTATTTAGGCGAGATACGGGCGGCTTATCGCGACTTTATCGCCGTCGCAGCGAGGTTTGAGCCGGTCGTCGCGATCGCGCCGAGCCGCGAGGATTTTGAGCAAATTTGCGGCGGCTTAGCAAACGCGAGCTTCGCGCAAATCGATACCGACGATACGTGGATCCGCGATTACGGCGCGATCGACGTAGAGGAGGGCGGTAAAATCACGGGGCTAAATTTTCGTTTCAATGCCTGGGGGGGCAAGTTCGCAAGCGCTAAGGACGACGCGTTAAATTCCAAACTTTACGCCGCGAGCGCCCGTCCGCTGCGAGACGTGGATCTGATCTTAGAAGGCGGTAGCGTCGATTTTGACGGCGCGGGCACGATGCTAACTACTAGCGCGTGTTTGCTGAACGAAAATCGCAACTCCCTAAGCAAGGCCAAGCTGGACGCGCGGCTGCGTGAAATTTTCGGACTAAAAAACATAATCTGGCTGGGGCACGGCTTCATAAAAGGCGACGACACCGATAGTCACGTCGATACTCTCGCACGCTTTCTAAGCCCGCGCGTCGTGGCGATAAGCTCGTGCGACGATCCGAGCGATCTGCACTACGCAGAGCTTAGCGCGATGAAGGATGAAATTTCATCGCTGGGGTACGACGTGATCGAACTGCCGATCCCGCGCGCGATCTTTTATCGGGGGCGCAGGCTGCCCGCGACTTACGCAAATTTCGTCTTTTTAAACGGCGCGCTCATCGTGCCTACCTACGCAGACTCCGCAGATCCGCACGATCCAAACCGCGCGGCGGACGAGCTGGCGCTGTCGCGTCTGCGTGCGGCGTGTGCGGATCGCGAAGTAGTGGGAGTAAACGCGCGCGTTTTCATCCGCCAAAACGGCTCGCTACACTGCTCGTGCATGAATAAATTCAGGCTTTAA
- the msrB gene encoding peptide-methionine (R)-S-oxide reductase MsrB, with translation MKISKVLICLFALAAGYLVALNAAGGSSAGASDANFKVKGGGVNANVKEIYLAGGCFWGMEAYFKQLDGIVATQVGYANGKSDKASYEGLHSSDHAETLHLKYDANVISEPEILAHYFRIIDPFSVDKQGNDRGRQYRTGIYYTDEASGETARKFVAFKQSKYDEKIAVEVMPLKNYVKAEDYHQDYLDKNPGGYCHIDLRLAKKPLEDDEKFKVQSKEELKKNLTELQYQVTQEKATEQPFSSEYDKNYKKGIYVDIVSKKPLFSSTDKYNSGTGWPSFSKPITTDAIAYARDDSHGMQRVEVSSRVGGSHLGHVFEDGPRDKGGMRYCINGASLEFIPLEEMDARGYGEYKIYVE, from the coding sequence ATGAAAATTTCTAAAGTTTTAATCTGCCTCTTTGCTTTGGCGGCGGGTTATTTAGTCGCGCTCAATGCTGCAGGCGGCAGTAGCGCCGGTGCGTCGGACGCAAATTTTAAAGTTAAAGGAGGCGGCGTGAACGCAAACGTAAAAGAAATTTATCTAGCAGGCGGCTGCTTTTGGGGCATGGAGGCGTATTTTAAGCAGCTTGACGGCATAGTCGCGACGCAGGTGGGCTACGCCAACGGCAAGAGCGATAAAGCAAGCTACGAGGGCTTACATAGCAGCGATCATGCCGAGACGCTACACTTAAAATACGACGCCAACGTCATTAGCGAGCCTGAAATTTTGGCGCATTATTTCCGCATCATCGATCCGTTCTCGGTCGACAAGCAAGGTAACGACCGCGGACGTCAATACCGCACGGGCATCTACTACACCGATGAGGCGAGCGGCGAGACGGCGCGTAAATTCGTAGCCTTTAAGCAGAGCAAATATGATGAAAAGATAGCGGTCGAGGTTATGCCGCTTAAAAACTACGTCAAGGCGGAGGATTATCACCAAGACTATCTAGACAAAAACCCGGGCGGCTACTGCCATATCGATCTGCGCCTCGCTAAAAAGCCGCTTGAGGACGATGAAAAATTTAAAGTGCAAAGCAAGGAGGAGCTGAAGAAAAATTTGACCGAGCTTCAGTATCAAGTCACGCAGGAAAAGGCGACCGAGCAGCCGTTTTCTAGCGAATACGACAAGAATTATAAAAAGGGCATCTACGTCGACATCGTGTCGAAAAAACCGCTCTTTTCCTCTACCGACAAATACAACTCCGGCACCGGCTGGCCGAGCTTTTCAAAGCCGATAACGACCGATGCGATCGCGTATGCGAGAGACGACAGCCACGGTATGCAGCGCGTCGAGGTCTCCAGCCGCGTAGGAGGCAGCCATTTAGGACACGTCTTTGAGGACGGACCGAGGGATAAGGGCGGTATGAGATACTGCATCAACGGCGCTAGCTTGGAATTTATACCGCTTGAGGAGATGGACGCGCGCGGCTACGGCGAGTATAAAATTTACGTAGAGTAA